In Cupriavidus taiwanensis, the following are encoded in one genomic region:
- a CDS encoding GIY-YIG nuclease family protein, with protein sequence MSNSDLDELAAELAEFAPPEAKAGRPASEERVIAGFEEIQRFTEKHGRAPQHGEGRYIFERLYAVRLDRLRALPDCRALLEPLDCQSLLAGAPTVAASADEAIDIDDLAAELAGVADADDITVLRHVRTSADKRAAEEIADRKPCEDFEAFKPLFERVATEVKTGLRQSQPIEAGRRAIEAGDFFVLDGITLYVAEVGEPLKTTAGEVDRRLRLIFSNGTESNLLLRSLQRAFYNDPAARRLASPESGQLSFGGELEADDVESGTIYVLRSLSDHPYVAQHRDIIHKMGVTGGRVETRIANAEHDSTYLLAKVEVVATYKLAGVNRTRMENLFHRLFAPARLNITINDRFGHPVQPEEWFLVPLHVIDEAVQRIRDGSITEFIYDPQTARLVGYARTNYKDEP encoded by the coding sequence ATGAGTAACTCCGATCTTGACGAACTCGCTGCGGAGCTTGCCGAGTTCGCACCGCCCGAGGCGAAGGCCGGACGGCCGGCCAGTGAGGAGCGCGTCATCGCGGGCTTCGAGGAAATCCAACGCTTCACCGAGAAGCACGGGCGTGCGCCGCAGCATGGTGAGGGTCGCTACATATTCGAGCGCCTCTACGCCGTGCGCCTGGACCGCTTGCGTGCGCTCCCGGACTGCCGCGCCCTGCTGGAGCCGCTGGACTGTCAGAGCTTGCTCGCCGGGGCGCCTACCGTTGCCGCTTCGGCAGATGAAGCCATCGACATCGACGACCTGGCCGCCGAGCTGGCGGGCGTAGCCGACGCAGACGACATCACGGTCCTACGCCATGTCCGCACCAGCGCCGACAAGCGCGCGGCCGAGGAGATCGCGGATCGCAAGCCTTGCGAAGACTTCGAGGCGTTCAAGCCACTGTTCGAGCGCGTAGCGACGGAAGTCAAGACCGGCTTGCGCCAGTCCCAGCCCATAGAGGCGGGCCGCCGCGCGATTGAGGCCGGGGACTTTTTCGTTCTCGATGGAATCACGCTCTACGTCGCAGAGGTCGGCGAACCGCTGAAAACCACCGCCGGGGAAGTGGACCGCCGCCTGCGCCTCATCTTCTCCAACGGCACCGAAAGCAATCTGCTGTTGCGCTCGCTCCAGCGCGCTTTCTACAACGACCCCGCCGCGCGGCGGCTGGCCTCGCCCGAGAGCGGACAACTCTCCTTCGGCGGCGAGCTTGAGGCCGATGATGTCGAAAGCGGCACGATCTACGTCCTGCGCTCCCTCTCCGATCATCCCTATGTCGCGCAGCACCGCGACATCATCCACAAGATGGGCGTGACCGGGGGCAGGGTGGAGACGCGCATTGCCAACGCCGAACACGACTCCACCTACCTGCTGGCGAAGGTCGAAGTGGTAGCGACCTACAAGCTCGCGGGCGTCAACCGCACCCGGATGGAGAACCTGTTCCACAGACTGTTCGCGCCCGCGCGGTTGAACATCACGATCAACGACCGCTTCGGTCATCCTGTGCAGCCTGAGGAATGGTTCCTAGTGCCACTTCATGTGATCGACGAGGCGGTTCAGCGCATTCGAGATGGATCGATCACCGAGTTTATCTATGACCCGCAGACCGCTCGACTGGTGGGCTACGCGCGGACTAACTATAAGGATGAACCATGA
- a CDS encoding transcriptional regulator, with protein sequence MTCSKNLENWLHEKVGPAYDALKADPARAVTPGQVRYTLAELLAEAEAAGVYPLPPEQREWVDAPAVGRELTPFDPAETLTSAEAIRTFLAEAKATADPAYIEHAQAVAARAKAMHGIE encoded by the coding sequence ATGACATGCTCGAAGAACCTGGAAAACTGGCTGCATGAGAAGGTCGGCCCGGCCTATGACGCCTTGAAGGCCGACCCGGCCCGCGCCGTCACGCCTGGCCAGGTGCGCTACACCCTGGCCGAGCTGCTGGCCGAGGCCGAAGCCGCCGGCGTGTATCCACTGCCGCCGGAACAACGCGAATGGGTAGATGCGCCGGCCGTTGGCCGTGAGCTGACGCCTTTCGACCCGGCCGAGACGCTGACCTCGGCCGAGGCGATCAGGACCTTCCTGGCCGAAGCCAAGGCCACAGCCGACCCGGCCTATATCGAACACGCACAGGCCGTCGCAGCGCGGGCGAAGGCCATGCACGGCATCGAGTAG
- a CDS encoding DEAD/DEAH box helicase translates to MSDKIKSVPSVSVTYARNGASTKANALGMRPMQERAYEKRGEQYLLIKSPPASGKSRALMFVALDKLKNQGLKQAIIVVPEKSIGASFNDESLSKYGFWTDWHVEPKWNLCNAPGNDNGGKVKSLGAFLEGDDKVLVCTHATFRFAVDAYGVEAFDDRLIAVDEFHHVSANPDNKLGLHLGQFFARGKTHIVAMTGSYFRGDAEAVLAPQDESKFDTVTYTYYEQLNGYEYLKQLDIGYFFYSGPYVDDILNVLDPAEKTIIHIPNVNSRESTKDKMREVEHIIEALGEWQGIDPATGFQRVKRPDGRVLRIADLVDDDAAKRDRVSAALKDPAQKNNRDHVDIIIALGMAKEGFDWIWCEHALTVGYRASLTEIVQIIGRATRDAPGKTRARFTNLIAEPDAAEEAVTEAVNDTLKAIAASLLMEQVLAPRFEFKPKNPDSGPTPGFNYGEGGYDADRCNVGVNEQTGAYQIEIKGLAEPKSKEAARICQEDLNEVIAAFVQDKPTIERGLFDEELVPEELTQVRMGKIIKDKYPELDAEDQEAVRQHAIAALNLTQQAKRLVTEGESDGTPNTALIDGVRRFAMDVRELDIDLIDRINPFGEAYAILAKTMSEDSLKQVAAAISAKRTSLTPDEAKEMAVRAVQFKKERGRIPALDSQDAWERRMAEGAAAFMRFKAEGRYE, encoded by the coding sequence ATGAGCGACAAGATCAAGTCCGTACCGTCCGTTTCCGTCACCTACGCCCGCAACGGTGCGTCGACCAAGGCCAATGCGCTTGGGATGCGGCCCATGCAGGAGCGGGCCTACGAGAAGCGGGGCGAGCAATACCTGCTCATCAAGTCGCCGCCCGCATCGGGCAAGAGCCGTGCGCTGATGTTCGTGGCACTCGACAAGCTGAAGAACCAAGGCTTGAAGCAGGCCATCATCGTCGTGCCGGAGAAGTCCATCGGTGCCAGCTTCAACGACGAGTCGCTGTCGAAGTACGGCTTCTGGACCGACTGGCACGTCGAACCCAAGTGGAACCTGTGTAACGCGCCGGGCAACGACAACGGCGGCAAGGTCAAGTCGCTGGGCGCATTCCTCGAAGGCGACGACAAGGTGCTGGTCTGCACCCATGCGACCTTCCGCTTCGCGGTCGATGCCTACGGCGTGGAGGCTTTCGACGACCGACTGATCGCGGTCGATGAGTTCCACCACGTTTCGGCCAATCCGGACAACAAGCTCGGCTTGCACCTGGGGCAGTTCTTCGCGCGGGGCAAGACGCACATCGTCGCCATGACAGGCTCCTACTTCCGTGGCGACGCCGAGGCCGTGCTCGCGCCGCAGGATGAGTCGAAGTTCGATACTGTCACCTACACCTACTACGAGCAGCTCAACGGCTACGAGTACCTCAAGCAACTCGACATCGGCTACTTCTTCTACAGCGGGCCTTACGTCGATGACATCCTCAACGTCCTCGATCCCGCCGAGAAGACCATCATTCACATCCCGAATGTCAATTCGCGCGAGAGCACGAAGGACAAGATGCGGGAAGTGGAGCACATCATCGAGGCGCTGGGTGAATGGCAGGGCATCGACCCTGCGACCGGCTTCCAACGTGTCAAGCGCCCCGATGGCCGCGTGCTGCGCATCGCCGATCTCGTCGATGACGATGCCGCCAAGCGCGACCGCGTGTCCGCCGCGCTCAAAGACCCGGCGCAGAAGAACAACCGCGACCATGTGGACATCATCATCGCGCTGGGCATGGCGAAGGAAGGCTTCGACTGGATTTGGTGCGAACATGCGCTCACCGTGGGCTACCGCGCTAGCCTGACCGAGATCGTGCAGATCATCGGCCGAGCTACCCGCGACGCCCCCGGCAAGACCCGCGCGAGGTTCACCAACCTGATCGCCGAGCCGGATGCGGCGGAGGAAGCTGTCACCGAGGCCGTCAACGATACGTTGAAGGCCATCGCGGCAAGCCTGCTGATGGAGCAGGTTCTAGCTCCGCGCTTCGAGTTCAAGCCCAAGAACCCCGACAGCGGCCCGACGCCGGGATTTAACTACGGCGAGGGTGGCTACGACGCGGACCGTTGCAATGTCGGTGTCAATGAGCAGACAGGGGCTTACCAGATCGAGATCAAGGGCCTCGCCGAGCCCAAGAGCAAGGAGGCGGCGCGAATCTGTCAGGAAGACCTGAACGAAGTCATTGCGGCCTTTGTGCAGGACAAGCCCACCATCGAGCGCGGCCTGTTCGATGAGGAGCTGGTGCCCGAGGAACTGACGCAGGTTCGCATGGGCAAGATCATCAAGGACAAATATCCCGAGCTTGACGCCGAAGATCAGGAGGCCGTGCGTCAGCACGCCATTGCTGCCCTCAACCTCACGCAGCAGGCCAAGCGGCTGGTGACCGAAGGTGAGAGCGATGGAACACCCAACACCGCCCTGATCGACGGCGTGCGCCGCTTTGCGATGGACGTGCGCGAGTTGGACATCGACCTGATCGACCGCATCAACCCTTTTGGCGAAGCCTACGCCATCCTTGCGAAGACCATGAGCGAGGACAGCTTGAAGCAGGTTGCGGCGGCCATCTCGGCGAAGCGCACGAGTCTGACGCCGGACGAGGCGAAGGAGATGGCTGTTCGCGCCGTTCAGTTCAAGAAGGAGCGCGGACGCATTCCTGCACTCGATTCCCAGGATGCCTGGGAGCGACGCATGGCCGAAGGCGCGGCCGCCTTTATGCGATTCAAGGCGGAGGGGCGCTATGAGTAA
- a CDS encoding helix-turn-helix domain-containing protein — protein MGRKETEEAIADSRAGRISGRFATVAELLADLNADDTPNIQQGSANVYADLGYPDAGEMLVKTRLVTKIGEAIKAQQLSTEQAATLLGLTPAALHELLTGRFRSQSVNDLERLASMLDEASR, from the coding sequence ATGGGCAGGAAGGAAACCGAAGAAGCAATTGCAGACAGCCGCGCCGGCCGTATCTCGGGGCGGTTCGCCACAGTCGCCGAGCTGCTGGCCGACCTGAACGCTGACGACACCCCGAACATTCAGCAGGGCAGCGCCAACGTCTATGCCGACCTGGGCTATCCCGACGCCGGCGAAATGCTGGTCAAGACCCGACTCGTCACCAAGATCGGCGAGGCCATCAAGGCGCAACAGTTGTCGACCGAGCAAGCGGCTACGCTTCTCGGATTGACGCCGGCCGCGCTGCACGAGCTGCTGACCGGCCGCTTTCGCTCGCAATCGGTCAATGACCTGGAGCGCCTGGCATCCATGCTTGATGAGGCCAGCCGATGA
- a CDS encoding IS3 family transposase (programmed frameshift), which produces MPKSRPPYPAEFRQQIIELARVGRTPQELSHEFGCSAQAVRNWIAQEAIDAGKPLAGKEGLSSVEREELSRLRRRVRQLETEREILAKANGLVRRQKREDVHAVYELVSANQADAKGAGVQTMCRVLGISSSGYYDWLKRLPSRRTMDNAVLIERIRQVHADSDATYGMPRVRAALQQQGEQVSRKRVARLMRTHAMRGVSRRRSFTVTTERNVRARPAPDLVNRRFYARGPNELWVADMTYVPTWAGFVYLAVVLDAFSRKVVGWAMGEQMTATLVVSALNMALHTRKPESVIHHSDQGSQYTSLAFGQRCREMGVRPSMGTVGDAYDNAMAESFFATLECELIARRSWPSKAQARTALFTWIEGWYNPRRLHSSLGYRSPNEFERSHEHAQAGDKHGLPTAAVSSSQTPPAAVDNPASASPIA; this is translated from the exons GTGCCTAAGAGTAGACCGCCATATCCGGCGGAGTTTCGTCAACAGATCATCGAATTGGCCCGAGTGGGCCGCACGCCGCAGGAGCTGTCCCATGAATTCGGTTGTTCGGCGCAGGCGGTGCGCAACTGGATCGCACAGGAGGCGATCGACGCCGGCAAGCCGTTGGCCGGCAAGGAGGGCCTGAGCAGTGTGGAGCGCGAGGAGCTGAGCCGGCTGCGCCGTCGGGTACGCCAGCTGGAGACGGAGCGAGAAATCCTGGCAAAGGCTA ACGGCCTGGTTCGCCGCCAGAAGCGAGAAGACGTGCACGCCGTCTACGAACTCGTGAGCGCGAACCAGGCCGACGCCAAAGGTGCGGGCGTGCAAACCATGTGTCGCGTGCTGGGCATCTCCAGCAGCGGCTACTACGACTGGCTCAAGAGGTTGCCGAGCCGGCGCACGATGGACAACGCGGTGCTCATCGAGCGCATCCGGCAGGTCCATGCCGATTCAGACGCAACGTACGGCATGCCGCGGGTGCGTGCAGCACTGCAGCAGCAAGGCGAGCAGGTCAGCCGCAAGCGCGTGGCGCGGCTGATGCGTACGCACGCCATGCGTGGCGTGAGCCGGCGGCGCAGCTTCACGGTCACCACCGAGCGCAACGTGCGAGCACGCCCCGCGCCCGATCTGGTCAACCGGCGCTTCTACGCGCGCGGCCCCAACGAGCTGTGGGTGGCCGACATGACCTACGTGCCAACGTGGGCCGGCTTCGTGTATCTGGCCGTCGTGCTCGATGCATTCAGCCGCAAGGTGGTCGGCTGGGCCATGGGTGAGCAGATGACGGCCACGCTGGTGGTCTCGGCGCTGAACATGGCGCTGCACACGCGCAAGCCCGAATCGGTGATCCACCACTCCGACCAAGGCAGCCAGTACACCAGCCTGGCCTTCGGGCAGCGCTGTCGCGAGATGGGCGTACGCCCGTCCATGGGCACGGTGGGCGACGCCTACGACAACGCCATGGCCGAGAGCTTCTTCGCCACGCTGGAGTGCGAGTTGATCGCGCGGCGCAGCTGGCCGAGCAAGGCCCAGGCCCGCACGGCGCTGTTCACCTGGATCGAGGGCTGGTACAACCCGCGGCGGCTCCACTCCTCGCTCGGATACCGCTCACCCAACGAGTTCGAACGCAGCCATGAGCACGCACAAGCCGGCGACAAACATGGGTTGCCCACCGCGGCGGTCAGTTCGTCGCAAACGCCGCCCGCCGCCGTGGACAACCCTGCGTCGGCATCACCGATCGCTTGA
- the mads1 gene encoding methylation-associated defense system helix-turn-helix domain-containing protein MAD1, whose amino-acid sequence MNQPDSEILTLDEVAVYLKAGKKTVYRLAQQGEIPGFKLGGTWRFRRSELDRWIAAQIAEKTQDKT is encoded by the coding sequence ATGAACCAACCTGATAGCGAAATTCTCACGCTGGATGAAGTGGCGGTCTACCTCAAGGCAGGGAAGAAGACCGTTTACCGGCTGGCCCAGCAGGGGGAGATACCGGGATTCAAGCTGGGCGGCACCTGGCGGTTTCGTCGCAGCGAGTTGGATCGCTGGATTGCCGCGCAGATAGCCGAGAAAACGCAGGACAAGACATGA
- a CDS encoding class I SAM-dependent DNA methyltransferase yields the protein MNAVEIEQAITDLAEQPFDRAEFPYAFLEAFGNKATTIKRLRAGASNKSDLSGVLQTSNIHILTCDAGGVTQTLAALKASPATAKAKAKFILATDGVDFEAEDLTSGETVACAFKDFPDHFGFFLPLAGISTVRQISENAFDIRATSRLNRLYVELLKDNPEWGTAERRHDMNNLMARLIFCFFAEDTDIFVGKGRFTETVAQMSARDSSNTHEVLATLFRTMNTKREDRAAAKIPRWAEDFPYVNGQLFSGGDEVPRFSKIARSYLLHVGGLDWTKINPDIFGSMIQAVAEDEERGELGMHYTSVPNILKVLNPLFLDDLRAKLEEAGDNPRMLLNLRKRMARIRVFDPACGSGNFLVIAYKEMRAIEAEINRRRGEPDLCSVIPLTNFRGIEVRDFPAEIARLALVIAEYQCDVLYRGQKLALAEFLPLRSENWITCGNALRLDWLSLMDVGGSGVKLVYDDLLQTPLDQAEIDFENEGGETYICGNPPYAGLSSQTPEQKADLKWLFEGHSQYWKSFDYVMGWFWKAHEFMQHQTAKAAFVATNSICQGQLVHMFWPLLLDASSRIFFAYSSFKWRNLAAHNAGVTVLIIGLTTDTGRGARLFEASDGEEVIEKFVPNINAYIVPGPNLYVDAASRAPTGRPDMYWGNKPTDGGNLILSPDEARQITRESPTAKKFLRPYFGSDEFIKGSPRVCIWVTDADESEASSVPSLALRFEQVREFRESSKAKETRPAAQYPHRFRQIQGKPGNQSIIVPIHSSESRPYLPVGLLPTGGIISNAAYGLYDAPLWNMALIASRLHLVWIATVCGKLETRYRYSNTLGWNTFPVPTLTEKNKADLTRCAEDILLAREHHFPATIADLYDPENMPADLRAAHDRNDEVLERVYIGRRFKNDTERLEKLFDLYTKMTASAAPAKGKKRKAGANA from the coding sequence ATGAATGCCGTAGAAATCGAACAAGCCATCACCGACCTCGCGGAGCAGCCGTTCGACCGTGCGGAGTTCCCCTATGCCTTCCTTGAGGCGTTCGGCAACAAAGCGACGACCATCAAGCGCCTGCGCGCCGGGGCGTCGAACAAGTCCGACCTCAGCGGTGTTCTCCAGACCAGCAACATCCACATTCTGACCTGCGACGCCGGGGGGGTGACGCAGACGCTGGCCGCTCTCAAGGCCAGCCCGGCGACGGCCAAGGCCAAGGCGAAGTTCATCCTCGCCACGGACGGGGTGGACTTCGAGGCCGAAGACCTGACCAGCGGCGAGACCGTTGCCTGCGCCTTCAAGGACTTCCCGGACCACTTCGGCTTCTTTCTGCCGCTGGCGGGCATCAGCACTGTCCGCCAGATCAGCGAAAACGCCTTCGATATCCGGGCCACCAGCCGCCTGAACCGACTCTACGTCGAACTGCTGAAGGACAACCCCGAATGGGGCACGGCGGAGCGTCGCCACGACATGAACAACCTCATGGCGCGGCTGATCTTCTGCTTCTTTGCTGAGGACACCGACATCTTTGTCGGCAAGGGCCGCTTCACTGAAACCGTCGCGCAGATGAGCGCCAGGGACTCATCGAACACGCACGAAGTTCTCGCCACGCTGTTCCGCACCATGAACACCAAGCGCGAGGACCGGGCCGCCGCCAAGATTCCCCGATGGGCCGAAGACTTCCCATACGTCAACGGGCAGTTGTTCTCTGGTGGCGACGAAGTGCCGCGATTCAGCAAGATCGCCCGGTCCTACCTGCTGCACGTCGGCGGGTTGGATTGGACCAAGATCAACCCGGACATCTTCGGTTCGATGATCCAGGCTGTCGCCGAGGACGAGGAGCGCGGCGAGCTGGGGATGCATTACACCAGTGTCCCCAACATCCTGAAGGTGCTGAATCCGCTGTTCCTCGACGACCTGCGGGCCAAGCTTGAAGAGGCAGGCGATAACCCTCGCATGTTGCTGAACCTGCGCAAGCGCATGGCAAGGATCAGGGTCTTCGATCCGGCCTGCGGTTCGGGCAACTTCCTTGTCATCGCCTATAAGGAGATGCGCGCCATCGAGGCCGAGATCAACAGGCGACGAGGCGAACCTGACTTGTGTTCGGTTATCCCGCTCACGAATTTTCGCGGAATCGAGGTGCGTGACTTCCCGGCAGAGATTGCACGCCTTGCGCTGGTTATCGCTGAGTACCAGTGCGACGTGCTCTATCGTGGGCAGAAGCTGGCCTTGGCCGAGTTTCTGCCCTTGCGCAGCGAGAATTGGATCACCTGCGGCAATGCGTTGCGGCTTGACTGGTTGAGCTTAATGGATGTCGGCGGCTCAGGGGTGAAGCTAGTTTATGACGATCTTCTGCAAACACCGCTTGATCAGGCTGAGATCGACTTCGAGAACGAAGGCGGCGAGACGTATATTTGCGGGAACCCGCCTTACGCCGGTCTGAGTTCCCAAACTCCGGAGCAGAAAGCCGACCTCAAGTGGCTCTTCGAAGGCCATAGTCAATACTGGAAGTCGTTCGACTACGTAATGGGCTGGTTTTGGAAAGCGCATGAGTTCATGCAACATCAGACGGCCAAAGCGGCCTTCGTTGCGACGAACTCAATCTGCCAAGGGCAGCTCGTCCACATGTTCTGGCCGCTGCTCCTGGACGCTTCGTCACGCATCTTCTTTGCCTACTCATCGTTTAAATGGCGCAACCTGGCTGCGCACAATGCTGGCGTCACCGTCCTGATCATTGGTCTGACCACCGATACAGGTAGGGGGGCACGACTCTTCGAAGCCTCGGATGGTGAAGAGGTCATCGAGAAATTCGTTCCGAACATCAACGCATACATAGTGCCCGGACCAAATCTTTACGTTGATGCCGCAAGTAGAGCGCCAACGGGTCGCCCCGACATGTACTGGGGCAACAAGCCCACAGACGGCGGAAATCTGATCTTGTCGCCCGATGAGGCGCGGCAGATCACCCGTGAGTCGCCGACTGCTAAAAAATTCCTGCGGCCCTACTTTGGTTCGGATGAGTTCATCAAGGGTTCGCCGCGGGTTTGCATTTGGGTCACTGATGCTGACGAAAGCGAGGCCAGTTCCGTCCCGAGCCTTGCTCTCCGCTTTGAACAGGTGAGGGAGTTTCGGGAAAGTAGCAAGGCGAAGGAAACGCGCCCTGCTGCGCAGTACCCGCACAGATTCCGGCAGATTCAGGGCAAACCGGGCAACCAGTCAATCATCGTTCCGATCCATTCGAGCGAGTCTCGGCCGTATCTTCCAGTTGGGCTGCTCCCAACAGGTGGCATTATTTCCAATGCTGCGTATGGCCTGTACGACGCGCCTCTATGGAACATGGCGCTCATTGCCTCGCGCCTGCATCTTGTATGGATCGCCACCGTCTGCGGCAAGCTGGAAACGCGCTACCGCTACTCCAACACCCTCGGCTGGAACACGTTTCCGGTGCCGACGCTGACCGAGAAAAACAAGGCCGATCTCACTCGCTGCGCGGAGGACATCCTGCTGGCGCGGGAGCATCACTTTCCCGCGACCATCGCGGACCTGTACGACCCCGAAAACATGCCCGCCGACCTGCGCGCCGCCCATGATCGCAACGACGAAGTGCTGGAGCGCGTCTACATCGGTCGGCGCTTCAAGAACGACACCGAGCGGTTGGAAAAGCTGTTTGACCTCTATACCAAGATGACCGCTTCGGCTGCACCAGCCAAGGGCAAGAAGCGCAAAGCGGGAGCCAACGCATGA